A window of the Vibrio ostreae genome harbors these coding sequences:
- a CDS encoding GGDEF domain-containing protein has protein sequence MDSRLFDHSHTLRSSVLAGLSLFLFAVALAFSWLYFNKQEFVLASIYLFFTLYSLYVSRLAAQRKHKHRHIQCYVYLMMFIICISTYLQPLADGLYLWTIFCPIVLYALLGLNQGRLMSGIVLLAQVMSVYDDVIQVSALNALTTMVNLILCYCGVWIVSHRYEFNRENIENSLTYLASRDALTGAHNRLSLRAAFNHFEKHRSSVDSLSLLLIDLDYFKQINDQYGHDSGDKVLIETAQILANVVGEDNLYRIGGEEFCVTLFDTVLEQAEKMGERLRSAVGTHLFYYREQTIHLTLSVGICEYQAGDKLTDLIKLADKELYRAKHNGRNQVRICQTVEYAECQPQAESG, from the coding sequence GGTTGTTTGATCACTCGCACACACTACGAAGCTCTGTTCTGGCTGGTTTGAGTCTATTCTTGTTCGCAGTCGCACTGGCTTTCTCCTGGTTATACTTCAACAAACAGGAGTTTGTGCTCGCTTCAATTTACCTGTTTTTCACTCTTTACTCGCTGTACGTGTCCCGCCTTGCTGCACAGCGTAAGCACAAACATCGTCACATCCAATGTTACGTTTACTTAATGATGTTTATCATCTGCATCAGCACCTACCTGCAACCTTTAGCAGATGGCCTCTATTTGTGGACGATCTTCTGCCCGATAGTGCTCTATGCCCTGCTCGGCCTCAACCAGGGCCGCCTTATGTCGGGCATTGTCCTGCTTGCTCAGGTTATGAGTGTCTACGATGACGTGATTCAGGTTTCGGCTTTAAATGCATTGACCACCATGGTCAACTTAATCTTGTGTTACTGCGGGGTCTGGATTGTTTCACATCGCTACGAATTCAACCGCGAGAATATCGAGAACTCTCTGACTTACCTCGCATCACGCGACGCTCTGACCGGGGCCCATAATCGCCTGTCACTGCGAGCGGCCTTTAACCACTTTGAGAAGCATCGCAGCAGCGTAGATTCACTCAGCCTTCTGCTGATTGATTTGGACTACTTTAAACAGATTAACGATCAGTACGGACATGATTCCGGTGACAAGGTATTAATAGAAACAGCCCAAATACTGGCCAATGTGGTGGGCGAAGATAATTTGTATCGTATCGGCGGCGAAGAATTCTGTGTCACTCTGTTTGATACGGTTCTCGAACAGGCGGAGAAGATGGGTGAGCGCCTGCGCAGCGCAGTTGGAACCCATTTATTCTACTATCGCGAGCAGACAATTCACTTAACCTTAAGTGTGGGCATTTGTGAGTATCAGGCCGGAGATAAACTGACCGATTTGATCAAGTTGGCGGATAAAGAGCTCTACCGGGCAAAACATAACGGACGCAATCAGGTTCGTATTTGCCAGACAGTCGAATATGCCGAGTGCCAACCGCAAGCTGAATCAGGTTAG
- a CDS encoding DUF2726 domain-containing protein, which translates to MTNIFIIVALLVVFFVVIQKYVIRHDGSKSYAYRRKGPVLTSAESTFYHALTAAVGEHGIVLTKVSMTQVVTPSKGLNKKQWFIANNRVARSQFNFLVCDARTLEPRVVVELDDGKELTKLKVEREKLLMQVCKTANIPLIGANIRYSYQVGKLRRLLAAHIDLIETDKEVRFCKRCGSPMNIKVASQGEFKGRRFFTCSRQPHCTYTENYNVVFELDDGEDAESLT; encoded by the coding sequence ATGACTAATATCTTCATCATTGTGGCACTGCTGGTGGTCTTTTTTGTGGTGATTCAAAAGTACGTGATTCGCCATGATGGCAGCAAAAGTTACGCTTACCGTCGTAAAGGGCCAGTTTTGACTAGCGCAGAAAGCACGTTTTATCACGCGTTAACCGCTGCAGTAGGAGAGCACGGAATTGTGTTGACCAAAGTCAGTATGACCCAGGTGGTTACCCCTTCAAAAGGTCTGAATAAGAAGCAGTGGTTTATTGCCAACAACCGGGTGGCACGCAGCCAGTTTAATTTCCTGGTGTGTGATGCCAGAACATTGGAGCCGCGCGTGGTTGTGGAACTCGATGATGGCAAGGAGCTGACCAAGCTTAAGGTTGAACGAGAAAAGTTGCTGATGCAGGTATGTAAGACGGCAAATATCCCTTTAATCGGTGCCAATATCCGTTACAGCTATCAAGTGGGCAAACTGCGCCGGTTACTCGCCGCGCATATTGACTTGATCGAAACCGACAAAGAAGTTCGTTTTTGTAAACGTTGTGGCAGCCCGATGAACATCAAAGTGGCCAGTCAGGGCGAGTTCAAAGGTCGTCGATTTTTTACCTGCAGCCGTCAGCCACACTGTACTTATACAGAAAATTACAATGTGGTATTTGAACTGGATGATGGGGAAGACGCAGAATCACTAACCTGA
- a CDS encoding chemotaxis protein — MSNPSSNILLESGTNELEIIEFHLEKQLANGETKTCYYGINVAKVREVIRVPDTTDYPNAQPHMIGVFSSRDILTPLVDLAGWLGVPTSSVNSNKYVIVTDFNRMTNGFLIDSISRIHRISWNDVESPSQFLESGEQDCVVAVVRKEGKLIMILDFEKIIADINPELSMEKYDVKVDRSVNLNQTMVSKRNAKTVMVVDDSAFIRSLIQDTLSTAGYNVIACKDGGEAHEKLMDVERIAKEENLAVSELIDAIVSDVEMPRMDGMHLLKRLRDTEAYCNTPIVMFSSLMSDDNRTKALSLGANDTITKPQIGKLVSLMDGLIFS; from the coding sequence ATGAGTAACCCCAGCAGTAACATTCTTCTTGAAAGCGGTACCAACGAATTAGAAATAATTGAATTTCATCTCGAAAAACAACTGGCAAATGGCGAAACCAAAACCTGTTATTACGGCATTAACGTCGCCAAAGTCAGAGAGGTGATCCGTGTACCGGACACCACCGACTATCCCAATGCTCAGCCTCATATGATTGGTGTGTTCTCTTCACGCGACATTTTGACACCGTTAGTGGATCTGGCCGGTTGGCTTGGTGTACCGACCAGCTCGGTAAACAGCAACAAATATGTGATTGTGACTGATTTTAACCGCATGACCAATGGCTTCCTGATTGACAGCATCAGCCGCATTCATCGTATTTCCTGGAATGATGTCGAATCTCCGAGTCAATTTCTGGAGTCAGGTGAACAGGACTGTGTGGTTGCTGTGGTGCGTAAAGAAGGCAAGCTGATCATGATCCTCGATTTCGAGAAGATTATTGCTGACATCAATCCGGAATTGAGTATGGAGAAGTATGATGTGAAAGTCGACCGCTCGGTCAACCTGAATCAGACCATGGTCAGTAAGCGTAATGCGAAAACGGTGATGGTGGTCGATGATTCAGCATTCATCCGCAGTCTGATTCAAGATACGTTAAGTACCGCTGGCTATAACGTTATTGCCTGCAAAGATGGTGGTGAAGCGCATGAGAAATTGATGGACGTCGAGCGTATCGCAAAAGAAGAAAATCTGGCGGTCAGTGAGCTTATTGATGCGATTGTATCTGATGTGGAAATGCCGCGCATGGATGGAATGCATTTACTGAAGCGATTACGCGATACCGAAGCGTACTGTAACACCCCCATCGTGATGTTCTCGTCTCTGATGAGTGACGACAACCGTACCAAAGCTTTGTCGCTCGGAGCCAATGACACCATTACCAAACCACAAATTGGCAAGCTGGTATCCTTAATGGACGGTTTAATCTTCAGTTAA
- a CDS encoding substrate-binding periplasmic protein, which yields MRMRITKRLAKSAVVSVLVWSVSSAADMSELTFYIEEYPPYNFSNNGQITGIAVDLLQQASQQVGREISSEQIVMQPWPRAYRSVLLKPGSVLFSATRTQHRESLFNWVGPIGEIRVSVLARSDTKIKIDQPIDLAKYRIGVIRDDVGEQLLLQLGIPRELMQEAANVGVLTELLLKNRIDLIAYNEQATHWWAIRSGYQAEDLATIFVLQQGLLYFAFNKEIDQQLVNDLQKGIDIIRDTSGKDGVNLYQAILDKYR from the coding sequence ATCAGAATGAGAATAACGAAACGGTTAGCAAAGTCGGCTGTTGTGTCGGTTTTGGTCTGGTCTGTGTCATCAGCTGCGGATATGAGTGAGCTGACTTTCTACATTGAAGAGTACCCGCCTTATAATTTTTCAAATAATGGCCAGATTACCGGCATTGCAGTGGATTTGTTGCAACAGGCCAGCCAGCAAGTTGGCCGTGAAATTTCAAGTGAGCAAATTGTCATGCAGCCCTGGCCGAGAGCTTATCGCTCGGTGTTGCTCAAACCCGGTTCGGTTCTGTTTTCTGCAACCCGGACTCAGCACCGCGAATCCCTGTTCAACTGGGTCGGACCGATAGGGGAAATCCGGGTTTCCGTGTTGGCTCGCAGTGACACCAAAATAAAAATTGACCAGCCCATTGACCTGGCGAAATATCGCATCGGCGTTATCCGGGATGATGTCGGTGAACAGCTCCTGCTCCAACTCGGCATCCCGCGAGAGTTGATGCAGGAAGCGGCCAATGTCGGCGTGCTGACCGAATTGCTGCTCAAAAACCGTATCGATCTTATCGCCTATAACGAACAGGCGACGCACTGGTGGGCTATCAGGTCGGGCTACCAGGCAGAAGATCTGGCGACAATTTTTGTTTTGCAGCAAGGCTTACTCTATTTCGCCTTCAATAAAGAAATAGATCAGCAGTTGGTGAATGACTTACAAAAAGGGATTGATATAATTAGGGATACTTCCGGTAAAGATGGCGTGAACTTATATCAGGCCATTTTAGACAAATACCGATAA
- a CDS encoding response regulator, producing MTTRVLIIEDDVAIAQLHHKYLNQTGGFDVVGIATSQAEAEMQLEVLQPDLVLLDVYLPDGTGLDILQWVRSRNARCDVILITAARDVETLQQAMRGGVVDYLLKPVMFPRLETALKKYLARQVELGKLADLDQGLVDKMLTSSAQQDMSASRLPKGIDSVTLDKIRQLFVDSVTLTADEAGEKIGASRTTARRYLEYLIGSGELEADVRYGSVGRPERSYKKVTRI from the coding sequence ATGACAACCCGGGTATTGATCATTGAAGATGATGTAGCGATCGCTCAGTTGCATCATAAATATCTTAACCAGACGGGTGGCTTTGATGTGGTCGGGATTGCAACCTCACAAGCGGAAGCCGAGATGCAGTTAGAAGTGCTGCAACCGGATTTAGTGTTACTGGATGTTTATCTGCCGGACGGCACGGGCTTGGATATTCTGCAGTGGGTACGCAGCCGTAATGCCCGCTGTGACGTGATCCTAATTACCGCGGCGCGTGATGTGGAAACACTGCAGCAGGCGATGCGCGGCGGTGTGGTCGATTATCTGCTCAAACCCGTGATGTTTCCTCGTTTGGAAACGGCCCTGAAAAAGTATTTGGCACGTCAGGTTGAGTTGGGAAAATTGGCCGACTTGGATCAGGGACTGGTGGATAAGATGTTAACCTCTTCTGCTCAGCAGGATATGTCAGCTTCGCGGTTACCGAAAGGCATAGACAGTGTAACGCTGGATAAAATCCGCCAGTTGTTTGTCGATTCTGTCACTCTCACAGCCGATGAGGCCGGTGAGAAAATAGGGGCCAGCCGCACGACCGCACGACGCTATCTTGAGTATTTGATTGGTTCGGGAGAGCTGGAAGCGGATGTCCGTTATGGTTCTGTGGGCCGTCCTGAGCGCAGCTATAAGAAAGTCACTCGAATATGA
- a CDS encoding ATP-binding protein, which yields MTWNDISFRKRMLIIMTLSGLIELLVLVAAGFAYIKHSQEEEMGLKALGVASFLARSSIVIDVIQRADDSDEIQQRFRDLTQLIGATFIVIGDDKGMRIVHPIDARIGKPMVGGDNERALLGGEEYISFAQGSLGQSVRGKAAVVDSNGQVIGVVSVGYLLARLQDRIEPFLTYLIAITFLVLIANGIVSSYVSRRFQKAILGFEPEEIGRLYVELDVTMSTIREGILSIDDKGVLRSINKSACDILGIDRDKAINRLLTDSLPNSDLYKVLETGAIDHDIELYLNKQRLIANRSPIVVEGRVVGAVSSFRLRGEISELTEQLSQTREYAEMLRSQTHEHRNKLNTISGLVQMGELEAVQQLIGQETAHYQSLIEFLRETIKDPLIAGMLLGKTERAREIGLELNVDDGSHLACLPGYINAEDIVTILGNLIDNAFDATLTAIRHSQRFPKERRVIDVSISDYGNEIILEVEDQGCGLPQDFSPDLLLQKGVSSKAKHNRGVGLYLVKQLSDRYQGQLEMYSNDKEYGTRMTVYLPKEELL from the coding sequence ATGACATGGAACGATATCAGCTTTCGCAAACGTATGCTGATCATAATGACATTGTCCGGCTTGATTGAGTTGTTGGTCTTGGTCGCCGCCGGCTTTGCCTACATCAAACATTCTCAGGAAGAAGAGATGGGGCTCAAGGCTCTGGGCGTGGCTTCGTTTCTGGCCCGCTCGTCGATAGTGATTGACGTTATTCAACGTGCGGATGACTCTGATGAGATCCAGCAACGTTTCCGCGATTTAACCCAATTGATCGGCGCCACTTTCATCGTGATTGGTGATGATAAAGGGATGCGGATTGTTCATCCGATTGACGCGAGAATCGGTAAGCCAATGGTAGGCGGTGATAATGAGCGCGCTTTGCTGGGCGGTGAAGAGTACATCTCGTTTGCACAGGGCTCTCTGGGGCAGTCGGTGCGCGGTAAGGCCGCGGTAGTTGACAGCAACGGCCAGGTGATCGGCGTTGTTTCGGTGGGGTATCTGCTCGCTCGTTTACAAGACAGGATCGAACCATTTCTGACGTACCTTATCGCGATCACCTTTTTGGTGTTAATTGCCAATGGTATTGTCTCAAGTTATGTGTCACGTCGTTTTCAAAAGGCGATTCTGGGCTTTGAGCCGGAGGAGATTGGCCGTCTGTATGTCGAGCTGGATGTCACCATGAGTACGATCAGAGAGGGTATTCTCAGTATTGATGATAAAGGCGTATTGCGTTCAATTAATAAAAGCGCCTGTGACATTTTAGGTATCGACCGCGATAAGGCCATTAATCGCTTGTTGACCGACTCATTACCCAATAGCGATCTGTACAAAGTGCTGGAAACCGGGGCCATAGACCATGATATCGAGTTGTATCTCAACAAACAGCGTTTGATTGCCAACCGAAGTCCGATTGTTGTTGAAGGCAGAGTGGTCGGGGCGGTATCCAGCTTTCGTTTGCGTGGTGAGATCAGCGAGCTTACGGAGCAGCTATCCCAGACCAGAGAGTACGCAGAAATGCTGCGCTCTCAAACTCATGAACATCGCAATAAACTCAATACCATCAGTGGACTGGTGCAAATGGGAGAGCTGGAGGCGGTACAGCAGCTAATTGGTCAGGAAACCGCCCATTACCAGAGTTTGATCGAGTTTCTGCGTGAAACGATTAAAGACCCGTTGATCGCCGGTATGCTGCTGGGTAAGACAGAGCGAGCGCGTGAGATTGGCCTGGAGCTTAATGTCGATGATGGCTCGCATCTGGCCTGTTTACCGGGTTATATCAACGCGGAAGACATAGTGACTATTCTGGGCAACCTGATAGACAATGCCTTTGATGCGACACTGACTGCGATACGCCACTCGCAACGTTTTCCAAAGGAGAGGCGTGTTATCGATGTCTCGATCAGCGACTACGGCAATGAAATCATACTTGAGGTTGAAGATCAGGGCTGTGGTTTGCCTCAGGATTTCAGCCCGGATCTGTTGCTGCAAAAAGGGGTATCGAGTAAAGCGAAGCATAACCGGGGGGTTGGATTGTATCTGGTCAAGCAGTTATCTGATCGCTATCAGGGTCAATTAGAGATGTATAGTAATGACAAAGAATATGGAACACGTATGACGGTTTATCTGCCCAAGGAAGAGCTGCTATGA
- a CDS encoding TolC family protein, giving the protein MKVKSISVLLTSLLALPSAFAAPISFDQAWEILQRQNHSLAAERANVDHFEHLYNATSSLNLPSVTVGANYTRLDQDVTLSLKQVADSAGGIVAPAALAPLFTSLGSLTSTITERDIFSSSIRAVWPIFTGGRITAAQNAAEGKKEEAQSQLAMEVQARYEDLAKYYFSVVLAQEVLQTRIEVEKGLTQHRDNALKLEQQGQIARVERLQAEASLDKATVERKKAQKDLDIAQSALTQILNQPQMVEPSGDLFINPSLPPMSAFIDQTLATYPGLDLLNAKEKQASSLIKAEKGKYYPEVYLYGTYNLYEDDSLASDLRPDWLVGVGVNVPLVENTGRSEQVKAASSLVTQVKYRREQAKQDLSVLVEKTYKEAEQAQEEVEGLNSSLQLAQENLRLRQKAFTQGLSTSVDVVDAELYLASIRTQQAVAGFHYLIALTKLLAISSEMATFPQYQQSAQPLSTAPNPSAAISMTENPIS; this is encoded by the coding sequence ATGAAAGTGAAATCAATCAGTGTGCTGTTAACTTCTCTGTTGGCGCTCCCGTCAGCGTTTGCAGCGCCGATCTCCTTTGACCAGGCGTGGGAGATTTTGCAGCGTCAAAACCATTCGTTAGCCGCCGAGCGCGCCAACGTAGATCATTTTGAGCACCTGTATAACGCCACTTCCAGTCTGAATTTACCTTCAGTGACCGTGGGAGCTAATTATACCCGCCTCGACCAAGATGTGACATTGTCACTTAAGCAGGTCGCAGACAGCGCAGGGGGCATTGTCGCACCGGCTGCTCTAGCCCCTCTTTTCACCTCTCTCGGCTCTCTGACCTCTACCATCACGGAACGCGATATTTTCAGCTCTTCGATTCGGGCAGTCTGGCCTATTTTTACCGGTGGTCGCATTACTGCTGCGCAAAATGCTGCCGAAGGCAAAAAGGAAGAAGCACAAAGCCAACTGGCGATGGAAGTTCAGGCACGATATGAAGACCTGGCCAAGTATTATTTCAGCGTGGTCTTAGCGCAGGAAGTGCTGCAAACCCGTATTGAAGTAGAAAAAGGGCTGACTCAACATCGGGACAACGCGCTTAAGCTCGAACAGCAAGGCCAGATCGCCAGAGTCGAGCGATTGCAGGCCGAAGCATCGCTTGATAAAGCAACCGTTGAGCGTAAAAAAGCGCAAAAAGATCTCGATATTGCTCAAAGCGCCCTCACCCAAATCCTCAACCAACCACAAATGGTTGAGCCGAGCGGTGATTTGTTTATCAACCCCAGCTTACCGCCAATGAGCGCCTTCATCGATCAGACACTGGCGACTTACCCGGGGCTGGACTTGCTCAACGCGAAAGAAAAACAGGCCAGCAGCCTTATCAAAGCTGAAAAAGGCAAATACTACCCAGAAGTCTATCTGTACGGCACTTACAACTTATACGAAGATGACTCCCTCGCCAGTGACCTGCGCCCGGACTGGTTAGTCGGCGTCGGCGTCAATGTGCCACTGGTGGAAAATACCGGGCGTAGTGAGCAAGTGAAAGCCGCCAGCAGTCTGGTCACCCAGGTGAAATACCGTCGTGAACAGGCTAAGCAAGATCTCAGTGTGCTGGTTGAAAAAACCTATAAAGAAGCCGAGCAAGCTCAGGAAGAAGTGGAAGGACTTAACTCGAGCCTGCAACTGGCTCAGGAAAACCTGCGCTTACGCCAGAAAGCCTTCACTCAAGGACTGTCGACCTCAGTGGATGTAGTCGATGCCGAGTTATACCTCGCCAGCATTCGTACCCAACAGGCGGTGGCCGGCTTTCACTATCTGATCGCACTGACCAAACTACTGGCTATTTCCAGTGAAATGGCCACTTTCCCACAATACCAGCAAAGTGCACAGCCACTCAGTACAGCGCCGAATCCATCTGCTGCCATTTCGATGACGGAGAACCCAATTTCATGA
- a CDS encoding ABC transporter permease — protein sequence MKHASVDRSHSGAHNVASRAADGTSPAAGDAGRLPAQWPLLRKDKWLLACLTWLPILLAASIWWIFSAGIVHNLPIGVVDLSHSQLSRQLQRHLDATSTLAVTRQYQNVAAAKQDMVTSNIYAFIVIPSQFDKSVYRSELPQVTTFYNSQYILVGRVISSAIMQAVATLNAEIGIVTSLSAGNQTTQSAMGQVVPVRTQITPLFNKNTNYAQFLVSAIIPAIWQIVIVVSTILILSANTRIYGLHRWLGQRPLLHLSQTLLRYYPIFMIQGAAYLFWFYSVLQWPMHGNLLVLILAQMITTIGCMIMGAVFFFLSLDPARAMSFAGAFTAPSFAFMGITFPTSDMGTIAQAWRSLLPVSHYIEVQVSQVSYGLGGFQSLTHLLPMFGYLFPLLLTVVLMRKHLRTTPVRSDHATD from the coding sequence ATGAAGCACGCTTCGGTTGACCGCAGTCATAGCGGCGCTCATAACGTGGCGAGCCGTGCTGCCGACGGTACCAGTCCGGCTGCAGGCGACGCTGGTCGCCTGCCTGCACAGTGGCCGCTGCTGCGCAAGGATAAATGGTTGCTGGCCTGCCTGACCTGGTTGCCTATCCTGCTGGCGGCCAGTATTTGGTGGATATTCTCAGCCGGTATCGTTCATAACCTGCCCATCGGTGTGGTGGATTTGTCACACAGTCAGCTATCGCGTCAGTTGCAGCGCCATCTTGATGCGACGTCAACCTTAGCGGTCACCCGCCAATACCAGAATGTCGCTGCAGCGAAGCAGGACATGGTCACCAGCAACATCTACGCGTTTATTGTGATTCCCAGCCAGTTTGATAAGTCGGTCTATCGCAGTGAATTGCCGCAGGTCACCACGTTTTACAACAGCCAGTACATTCTGGTCGGACGGGTCATCAGCTCAGCAATCATGCAGGCCGTCGCAACGCTCAACGCTGAAATAGGGATCGTCACAAGCCTCTCCGCCGGCAATCAGACCACCCAGAGCGCAATGGGCCAGGTCGTGCCGGTACGCACTCAAATCACGCCATTATTTAATAAGAACACCAATTACGCCCAATTTCTGGTGTCTGCCATTATTCCGGCCATCTGGCAGATTGTTATCGTGGTGAGCACCATTCTGATTCTCAGCGCCAATACTCGAATTTATGGATTACATCGCTGGCTTGGCCAACGGCCCTTATTGCATCTGAGCCAGACACTGCTGCGTTACTATCCAATTTTCATGATTCAGGGCGCAGCGTATCTGTTCTGGTTCTACAGCGTATTGCAATGGCCGATGCATGGTAACCTGCTGGTCTTAATCCTGGCCCAGATGATTACCACTATCGGCTGTATGATCATGGGCGCCGTTTTTTTCTTCCTTAGCCTGGATCCCGCACGTGCTATGAGCTTCGCGGGTGCATTTACCGCCCCCAGTTTTGCCTTTATGGGCATTACCTTTCCAACCAGCGATATGGGGACGATTGCCCAGGCCTGGCGCAGTCTGCTGCCGGTCAGTCACTATATCGAAGTGCAGGTCAGTCAGGTCAGCTACGGTCTGGGCGGGTTCCAGTCGCTAACACATCTGTTGCCGATGTTCGGGTATTTATTCCCACTGCTGTTAACGGTCGTCCTGATGCGCAAGCATTTGCGCACGACACCGGTAAGGAGTGACCATGCGACTGACTGA
- a CDS encoding ABC transporter permease produces the protein MRLTDLFKAELKALLSNPVVMLTMFGGVLFYSFLYPLPYSHQTPREQAISIVNLDKSQISYQLERMVDATPQVKVVQRDHSLEQAKQAFLDRKVSGILVIPEHFYKDLLLGTSPTLAFAGDASYFLVYGTIVEGLAQAGGTLSARARVTRLLSQGEPLESAAHHYAAVQSNLKPTFNPRVGYVDYVVPAVFILILQQTLAMSAGLLTGTQRAESGDWQQIPVLPLLFMRTFIIVALYYLLSMYYFGASFSLQGVSTIGQPIQLLTLLLPFLLTACFIGIWLGAVTPRRELVTLIVLISSMPLVFSAGFIWPLEAIPTPIIWLSNLFPSTPGIQGFLALNQMGAEWRQIAPQWTLLWAQAVAWGSLAWWQLQRNHGALTVKVSQAG, from the coding sequence ATGCGACTGACTGATTTATTTAAAGCCGAATTAAAGGCCTTATTGAGCAATCCGGTCGTTATGCTGACTATGTTTGGTGGCGTGCTGTTTTACTCATTCCTCTATCCACTCCCCTACAGCCATCAAACGCCGCGTGAGCAGGCGATCAGCATCGTGAATCTGGATAAGAGTCAGATTAGCTATCAGCTCGAACGCATGGTCGATGCCACCCCGCAGGTCAAAGTGGTGCAACGGGATCATTCGCTGGAACAAGCAAAGCAGGCTTTTCTGGATCGGAAAGTGAGCGGAATACTGGTGATACCCGAGCACTTCTATAAAGATCTGCTACTTGGTACCAGCCCGACCCTGGCATTTGCCGGAGACGCTTCCTACTTTCTGGTCTACGGCACTATCGTTGAAGGTCTGGCGCAAGCGGGCGGCACGCTGTCGGCCCGTGCCCGGGTGACCCGCCTGCTGAGCCAAGGGGAACCTCTTGAGAGTGCGGCCCATCACTATGCCGCAGTGCAATCGAATTTAAAGCCGACTTTTAATCCGCGTGTCGGTTACGTCGATTACGTCGTTCCTGCGGTGTTTATCCTCATTCTGCAGCAAACTCTGGCGATGTCTGCCGGGCTGTTAACCGGCACGCAGCGAGCTGAGTCAGGCGACTGGCAGCAGATTCCGGTACTGCCCCTGCTCTTCATGCGTACCTTCATCATAGTGGCGCTCTACTACCTGCTCAGCATGTACTATTTCGGGGCCAGCTTCAGCTTGCAAGGCGTGAGTACGATAGGTCAGCCGATACAATTACTGACTCTGCTGCTGCCGTTTTTGCTCACAGCCTGTTTTATCGGGATCTGGCTCGGAGCGGTGACACCACGCCGCGAACTGGTCACATTGATCGTGCTGATAAGCTCAATGCCGCTGGTGTTTTCCGCCGGATTTATCTGGCCTCTGGAAGCTATACCTACACCTATCATCTGGCTGTCGAACCTGTTCCCGAGTACACCCGGCATCCAGGGCTTTCTGGCACTCAATCAGATGGGGGCAGAATGGCGCCAAATCGCGCCGCAATGGACCCTGCTGTGGGCACAAGCCGTGGCATGGGGCAGCCTCGCTTGGTGGCAGCTGCAGCGCAATCACGGCGCTTTAACTGTGAAAGTCAGTCAAGCAGGATAG
- a CDS encoding AAA family ATPase, with amino-acid sequence MIPTLTLIRGLPGSGKSTLAKSLPAVHLEADMFFINAQGEYHYRPEQIAQAHAWCQQETENCLKQGKSVVVANTFVRHWEMTAYKKIARQHRAKLVIKVCRGEYPNIHGVEQATIERMRKKWQD; translated from the coding sequence ATGATTCCGACACTGACCTTAATTCGTGGTTTACCCGGCTCGGGAAAATCGACGTTAGCCAAGTCTTTACCGGCGGTGCATCTTGAAGCGGATATGTTTTTTATCAATGCGCAGGGCGAATATCACTACCGTCCGGAGCAGATAGCACAGGCACACGCCTGGTGTCAGCAAGAGACAGAAAATTGCCTCAAGCAGGGCAAAAGCGTAGTGGTCGCCAACACGTTTGTGCGGCACTGGGAGATGACTGCGTATAAGAAAATCGCCCGTCAGCACCGGGCAAAACTGGTGATTAAGGTATGTCGTGGCGAGTATCCCAACATCCATGGCGTAGAGCAGGCGACCATCGAACGTATGCGTAAAAAATGGCAGGACTAA